The Nicotiana tabacum cultivar K326 chromosome 5, ASM71507v2, whole genome shotgun sequence sequence AGCCGATTACGTGAAGTAGGTACAAACAGGCTATTCACTATTCAAGAGTTTCAGAGAAATCTTGGCTCATCGGCTTTGATTCAGCAATTGCTGCACAGAGATATTAAGGGATTTAATATGGTTGATACAAAGTCGAAAATCAGAAGTTTGCTTCAAAAACTCACAATTTCCACCCGACATAAAGAGAGGACAAAGGAAGTCCAATCTACTACCAGTGAGTTCAATTTAAAGTCAGGGGTTCGTACTCAAAGAGTTCGGGTCCACTCCAGCAAGAAGGAGTCAAAAGAACTGTCCTCTCTTTACACGGGCCAAGAGTTCCTAGCacacaaaggatctatcataacAATGAAGTTCAGTCCTTGTGGCCAATACTTGGCAAGTGCGGGCAAAGATGGCACGGTGCGCATTTGGAGAGTGACCGAAGATGACATTCCTGAAGATTTCAATGCTCAAGATATTGACCCCTCTTGTTTATACTTCTCACTAAATCATTTGTCCAAATTAGTTTCTCTCAATGACTATAAAGAAAAGATCAGTGGGATGAAAATGATGAGAAAATCATCCGAATCTGCTTGTGTTGTCCTCCCACCAAAGTTATTCCGGATAATGGAGAAACCACTGCACGAGTTCCATGGGCATACGGGTGAAGTCTTGGCCCTTTCATGGTCCAAAAATGGGGTCAGTATAATATCTCGCTGGTTTAAGCATATTTGTGACATATCTTTTAAATAAGCTGTAATTCATGTGCAACATCGTTTTCTGCAGTATCTGCTGTCATCTTCTGTTGATAAAACAGCTCGTCTCTGGCAAGCAGGACATGATAAATGCCTTGGTGTTTACTCGCATAATAATTATGGTGAGCCGATTTCTACGCTTCTACTCTTCTTACCGAAGTATTTTTCTGAGTTTACTGGTTGGTCACCTCATACATGTGTTAATTTCATATTTCTGATGCAGTCACTTGTGTAGAATTCAATCCTATGGATGATAATTATTTCATTAGTGGATCGATAGATGGGAAAATACGACTATGGGACGTGCACGGttgtcgagtaattgattggactGATGTAAAAGAAATAGTGACTGCTGTTTGTTATTGTCCTGATGGAAAGGTTTGATTGCCTTGttttttttaacctttttaaagATGGTACTTGATTTTAAATGGAACTTATTTAAGTTTGTTGCTTGTGACTGCTGCAGGGGGGTGTTGTGGGATACATGGATGGAAATTGCCGATTTTATGATGTAGTAGGTACGGAAGCTTGTCTGTTTTCTTATCCCTTTTTCTGGTCCTTTTCATGTTTCTCGTTGTCGTTCAGATAAATGTTTTCTATATTAACTCGAAGAATAGAACAATTCTGGGAATTGATTATGCTGAATTGCGGAGTAGGTTATCATGGTAGAAAAGCATATAATCATGCAGTTTAATTGTCTGCCTCGAAGAATAGAACCtcttttggttttgtttttttgGGACAAGCTTAATTCCTAGCGAGCACATTCCATCTCTTAATTATTACCCCCGCCCTTTCTCTCTTGCGGGGGCAGGGGGAGAGGCATAAAtcattaatttagaacccaataacttaaaaaGATTAGAATTCTGAACTCATAAGCTTCAAATCCTAGCTCCACCTCTGTGTAGTCTTAATATTCTGCTATGATATATGGATAACACGAAGTTACTGGAAAGAGCATTAATGCAGATTGGTATTGCGGTTTTCTGTTAGTCTATTGGTTGGGCGTAAGGTTGGGAGGAGGGGTTGAGAATGTTGGTAAATCATACGACTTGAAGTCATCTCCGGCTTGTGTTTCATGGTTTTAGACATATGTGTTATCTGTCTCTCTCATTCCATGGTAGTAGAAGATTTGGCACGGACTACAAACTGTCCAAACTATAGGTTATGAGATGAAAAGTATTATCTTCCTTTATTACAAGTTTTAACCAACCTTGTGCATTAAACATACATGCGTGCATACTACTTAACAAAAGAAATCACATTTGGAAATGCTGGACGCATTTTCCTTTTTACGCCACAGCTGTGTCAGTTGTAAGCAGTTGATACTTTTCACGTTAATGGATTATCATTTCTTTGGGTTAGGTAATCGTTTGCAGATGGGCTCGCATGTAAGCCTACAAGGAAAGAAGAAGCTTACTAACAAGCGAGTAACCGGATTTCAGGTAACTATTTATTTCCTTACCTTATTTTTCACAAGAATGATCTTTTGTACTGATTTTATGCGCGTGAGAACTAACGTAAACTTTCATCATACAGTACTGCCCAAACGACTCAAGCAAAGTCATGGTTACTTCTGCTGATTCACAAGTTCGAATACTTTCTGGATCCAACATCATCTGTAAATTCAAAGGTGTGTTGGTTAACTCCAAGCATAAGGTGTTTGCAGTTATTCCCGTTCTAATTTAATAGTCGGTAGATTTTCTCAAAGTGTTATCTGCTGCATGTCCAGGAACTCAAAATCTGGGTAGTCAATGTCCTGCATCATTCACTTCTGATGGGAAACACATTCTCGCGGTTACTGAGGATTCAAATGTTTATATCTGGAACTATAGTAATGAGGACGGGACAACTGGCCAAGCAAAGAAAGTTCGGTCATCTGAGAGTTTCCTTTCCCAAAATGCATCAGTTACAATACCATGGTGTGGCTTTAAAACCAATCCCGGGACACTACCACCAGGAAGTGTTTTAGCAAATGGTGATGTCAACGAGAACTCGCAGCCAAAGACTTCATCTTTACAAGATTGCTTCTCCTTGGGACGTGCGTCTTTCTTGGATTCAATATTAAAGGGTTCTCCAACGTGGCCGGAGGAGAAATTGCCCGATTCAAGTCCAGCAAATGCGTCCCCTTCTATATCTAAATCCGAATACAAGATCTTGAAGAGTGCTTGGCAAAGTGCATTGAGTTCGAGCCATTTGTGGGGTCTTGTGGTTGTCACAGCCGGATGGGACGGATGCATTAGAACATTCCTCAACTATGGGTTGCCGATTCGTTTATGAGATTCTTGCCACCAGAGATTCGGTCTAGTGGATAGGCGCAAATCACGAGTTTGAACCATGTCGCAGACAAAAGCCTGGTATTATCCACCTAGTTACGAACCATGCACAGCTGGAGCCTCATGATTCTGAGCTTTTCCCTTTTCTTGTTTGTAAAGTTTTATCAATTCTTGGCTTTGTGaccaatcatttttttttttacaaaaaatatattgtatCAAATAGGTTACTAAATTAGACTATGCAAAGGGTATACTAGTAGATATATCTAAAATCTAGCCAAATGTCTCATAGGAGCTGGATTTTTAGAAGTTGTCATTATTCTCACACATAAATTCATAGTATTAAAGTACAAACATTATTTCATTTGTTCAGTTGGTATATTTTTTATGAGAAATTTATGTCAGAAATACCAATTTCTTTTATGAGATAGCAAAATGATTTGGTTGTATGTCAAATCTGTAAAAGTAAATTGTCCTAACATATAACTTTCCTAAATTATGCGGACCATTTAAAACTTGGGAGTATAATGACAAATTCAACAATGATGAACCAACTGGTTTGGTACAAATTTTGGCCACAAGAATCCCTTACTGGAAagcgggagaaattcaaaaataggaTTTAcaaactggtcgttcaaaaatagctcagtttcaaaagtaatcgaaatttagccacttttcatataaagataaatttgagcgaaaacactgttcaaaacccgaaaaatacgccagtatattatgttggagttccatcataagtatacttgaactccagcatattatactggagttccaggatatgctagaactccaacataatatgatggagttccagcataagtacactagaactccagcataatatactggagttccagcaagtataccggtccagcataatatactggagtttggagcaccggtgctccagtctccagtatattatactggagccaacaaagtataccggtccagcataatatgctggagttcatacacaggtgcaccgaactccagtatattatgctggaccggtccctgttgcagcaaaatagtggctaaattttattgacttggtaaacgttgactatttttgaatgaccagtccgaaaactggctataccgtgctatttttacctggAAAGCCTATTCTTGTGTTTTCATATGTATCTTTTCTTTTACATGGTTGCAATTTCATTTACGAGCTTTCGATTCTAAAGttcgtttttttatttttggctgAGAAAATGGAAAGTACTTCCTTACTGAAAAGTAAAAGCGtatttagtaggcgtttggacataaaaattataatttttgaaaaaagaaatagcaTTTGAAGTAAAGTTGAAAAATGATTTGGATTTGAAATTATATTTAgacatgcatttcacttgaaaaaataatacaagatGTTCATTGTAGGAGACAGTGGGATCAAAAACTTGCGGGGCAGCTGAGAAGGATGAACTTCTTTCCTTAGTTAAATTCTGTCTATTTTTGTAATTAAGGGGATAGGGAGGAAGAGAAGATGAATGTAAAAAGTTGGGGATGTCTAACTTTATGGGTTTTGTTTTGCTTGTACATATATTTTCCTTGGTAAATAAAATTACTTAattaccaattttttttttttttttttttgcaattttgtgattgatgaaaaaaaaattctcGAAAAATTTGAGAAAGTGGTCAAAAccactttttgatttttgaaaaactcattttcggaGAATATCcaaaaacttataaaatttcatggacaaacacattttgaaaaaaaaaaagattcgaaaaaaaaggaaaaaaaatctatGGACAAACGGGTCGTTAGTCATTACAAACAAGAGAAATGGATAGCGTAGTGACCATTTGAGCTTGATCATTATTGAAAGTATTTAAAACAAAGGGAAAGGTACGTCACCGAACACTGTATTGTCCGCTTCCATAGATAGTGGAATCGAACTTCTTCCATGTCTAGCTAGTGCATCAGCCACAATATTTTCTTCTCGGAATATGTGGTATATCTCGTCAAGCTCCACAGCATCAAGAAGAAAACTACAATCAGAAATAATTTGTGAGTAGCTAagagataatatatatatagtaccTGGAAGTCTGCTTTCATTATTGTAGGTAGAGGTgataaaatggttaaaagaaaacagttatccacccatattatccatcaaaaatgagttggataatgaactatttaaaaacgggtcgaatatggataaagaatcatattatccacttagaaaatggataaccaatggataactaatgtgtttaacttttacatttgtaaagccttaAATTGGAGTTCCAAGTTTGGAATACTAAGAATTCTCTCATAAGTGATCATATttaagaagccatggataatatggatatccatattatccgtcggATAGACTCGTTTTTATCCGTCTCAAATACAGGTctggtcggataatttatccatttttttaaATTACCTATTTTGACACGCTCATATCTGACTCGACCCACCGTTTGTCACCCCTAATTGTAGGGAATAGATTTTTTGGTAAAAGCAAGTTCCAATCCTGAGCAATGGAAAGTACTTCATTACTGAAAAGTAGAAGAAATATAGTCATTAATGTCATGACccgccacatcatcatgccaCGTAGGTGCCACTTGGCATATATTTTTGCCATATGGAATTGTTACAAAAGTTAGGGACTAAATCTTAGTGGAATATTCTAGAACTATGGAGAATTTCCTTGGAAATGTTCTAGATATTTATGCACTTgtaggaaggttctagagaaatatagagATTTCCTTAGGAAGACTCTAGAACCCTATAGAATTGTTAGGAAAGTCCATAGAATATTCTAGctatgtagaatattctagagaagggATTTATTTGTAAATACGGAAGGACTTGtagaataattattatttatatactagcccctaggtgattagtataaatagggggcattcatttgtaattcatcaaccaagcaaacaattcaagttctctctaatacaaggcttcctttaacaattctctagtgttctttctaccattctcttagAAATCTTGAGTGTAGAAAGGCTGACTTGgtatagcaagaacgtgagcaagttgtgcaagatcgtgagcaagTTGCCAAGTGCCGCatgtgtacttagttaacaactaaggatgtgagaacgtggtatcagagcaaaggtaGAAACTAAGGGAATGACGAACATCGGAGAAGTTAGTGCTACCAATACCCAAGCCAACGTCATCCAGGATGCTGCTGGCAAGAGCAACCGTAACAAAAAGAGGAATACAACCAACAAGAGCCAGGAGGTGCCACCTGAGGTTGTGCCAAACGAGAggcttacatcccaagaaccatctgccactaaggcgagcgaggatgaagtggaggccCTATCGGAGGACGTCTcgctcggtaaagagtgggtgatgaaggtgAATGTGGGGATGGACGCCGTCGAGATCTTTGGCCAACGCTTGGGGAAGGTAGAAGTCACCCATAGAGTTCTTGAGGGACACACTCTTGAAGAAATTGAGAGCATCTGAAATGACTTGCAGGGGCATACGCAGGTTGAGATGGAGCTAAGGAAAACCATCACTACCTTGGAGTGCAGACTTATAGAGGCATTGAGCATTATCGATGCcatgaaggcaaagatagagtcactcgaggagcATGCTGACGCTAGCGTGACCGAGGCAGCCAGCAATGTTGTGGCgacgagggaggccaagatcgaggctcccaaacccccggtgttcaaaggtgctcgtgatgcacaagaagtggaaacttcctttggcacttggagaactacttcaggcaCGGCAAAGTGAGGGATGACGAGGCCAAGATCAACATTGTTGTGTTGTACCTCTCAGAGATTGTTGCGCTGTGGTGGCGTCGAAAGTGTGCTGACATGGAAAAGGGGCTATGCAACATTGAGATATGGGAGCAGTTCAagaaggagttgaagaagcaaTTCTACCCGGTGAATGTAATGTATGAGGCTAGGCAGAAGCTAGGGGAGCTCCGACAAACGACCACAATTCGGGAGTATGTGCACGAGTTCACTACCTTAATACTGCAAATCCCGTCATTATCCGAGGAAGATTCACTTTTTCACTTCATGGAAgggttgcaaaattgggcaaAGCAGGAGTTAAGAAGACATCAAGTAGCCAATGTGGACGAGGCCATAGCGGTAACCGAGTCACTTGTTGACTTCAAGATGGAGTCTGCCAAGTCCAAAGAAGGCAACTTCGAGAGGGGTGAGGGAGATCATGACAAGGACAATGGGAAAGGCATAGCCGATGTATACAAGGGCAATGGCAAAGGGCCATCATATAATGGACAGGGGTCCAAGAGAAACGGTAAGGGGTCGGAAAACAATAGTGAGTACGTGTCTAAGAGAGGGTGCTACTTTTGTAAAGGATCACATCGGGCAAGTGAATGCCCAGAGTTGGGTAATCTTGCAACAATGATCGGGAATTTTACTCAGGGACACAAGGGTGACACACGAGAGACCGCCTGCATTGGAGGGATGCGCTTGGAACCTAAGCCGAAAGTAGGGGATTCCGAAGCCTATCTTGGTGCCATGCAAATAGAACATGGTGGTGGCAAGAAAAGTTGAGCGGACATAGTTGAAGAGGATGGTAATTTACAAAATGATGGCACACTATCAGACTTAGATGATGCACCAAGCAGAGGGGTCAAGTTTGCTAGCAAGGATGGGATCACGGAGGGCAGCCAAATAGGGAGTGAAAGCATAGACCCGATGCTTGAGAAGTTTCTGGACTTGGTTGAGTAATGGGGAGATTCAGACCAAGAGAAAGGGGAGGCATCAGATGGGCGGAGGATCGAGACCATCATGGCTAGCCGTCCAAAGTGCAAACGAGGCAAAAAGAAAGGTGACCAGTACTTTGTAACATGGGAAGTCGAACTGCTTCGTAGGGCATCATGGCTAATGGACAAAGATTTCCGACGATGCCAAGGCGATGTGCGTGCTTATGTGTCGATGCTTTGTGCCGAGGGTGGCACAAAATTAGGTGGAGGAGAGTGTCATGACccgccacatcatcatgccaCGTAGGTGCCACTTGGCATAAATTTTTGCCATATGGAATGGTTACATAAGTTAGGGACTAGATCTTGGTGGAATATTCTAGAACTATGGAGAATTTCCTTGGAAATGTTCTAGATATTTATGCACTTgtaggaaggttctagagaaatatagagatttccttaggaagacccttctagctatgtagaatattctagagaaTGGACTTATTTGTAAATACGGAAGGACTTGtagaataattattatttacatactagcccctaggtgattagtataaatagggcgcattcatttgtaattcatcaaccaagcaaacaattcaagttctctctaatacaaagcttcatTTAACAATTCTCTAgtgttctttctaccattctcttagcgatcttgagtgtagaaAGGCTGACTTGgtatagcaagaacgtgagcaagttgtgaaAAATCGTGAGCAAGTTGTCAAGTGTCGCACATATACTTAGTTaacgactaaggacgtgacattAGTCATTACAAACAAGAGAAATGGATCGCACAACGACCATTAATTCCAGCTTGATCCTTATTGAAagcatttaaaaaaaaagggaggTGCAGGGGTAGAGGTAGACTATTGGCTACATGTTCGGATTAACCCATCACTTTTGCTTAAACATTGTATTTATATtagaaaattcattaaatatatataaatatttaattacgaACCCAATATCTAAGACGAGCTATAATTAGAATCCCGAACCCATAAACTTAAAATCTTGGTTCTGCCTCTGATATTATCGTATGTCAACTATATTGTCTGCTTCCATATAGTGGAATCGAA is a genomic window containing:
- the LOC107799922 gene encoding uncharacterized protein LOC107799922; the protein is MGTYCETEEDSFFDIHDEISSLSDLGSDGSEIAKCALGYEVWTQDPESVDERRNRFLKWMGLNSNRDRRNGLEMAEIYSNESKTNADRIRDVNETVLANSDSEGNFFSGRSSQSNEALELEKDSVEDPMCWKIRNLDNGSEFVADELGQDGMLSRLREVGTNRLFTIQEFQRNLGSSALIQQLLHRDIKGFNMVDTKSKIRSLLQKLTISTRHKERTKEVQSTTSEFNLKSGVRTQRVRVHSSKKESKELSSLYTGQEFLAHKGSIITMKFSPCGQYLASAGKDGTVRIWRVTEDDIPEDFNAQDIDPSCLYFSLNHLSKLVSLNDYKEKISGMKMMRKSSESACVVLPPKLFRIMEKPLHEFHGHTGEVLALSWSKNGYLLSSSVDKTARLWQAGHDKCLGVYSHNNYVTCVEFNPMDDNYFISGSIDGKIRLWDVHGCRVIDWTDVKEIVTAVCYCPDGKGGVVGYMDGNCRFYDVVGNRLQMGSHVSLQGKKKLTNKRVTGFQYCPNDSSKVMVTSADSQVRILSGSNIICKFKGTQNLGSQCPASFTSDGKHILAVTEDSNVYIWNYSNEDGTTGQAKKVRSSESFLSQNASVTIPWCGFKTNPGTLPPGSVLANGDVNENSQPKTSSLQDCFSLGRASFLDSILKGSPTWPEEKLPDSSPANASPSISKSEYKILKSAWQSALSSSHLWGLVVVTAGWDGCIRTFLNYGLPIRL